In Chitinophaga oryzae, the sequence TGCCCAAAGGCGCCATGCTGCGCGAACGCCTGCAACGCTTCCTCCAGGAAGCCCAGCTGGCCAGCGGCTACCTGCCGGTAGTAACGCCGCATATCGGTAACAAAAACCTGTACGTGACTTCCGGCCACTACGAAAAATATGGTAAAGACAGCTTCCAGCCGATCCATACGCCGGAAGAAGGAGAGGAATTCATGCTGAAACCGATGAACTGTCCGCACCACTGTGAACTGTACAAAGGCTCTCCCAAGTCGTACAAAGACCTGCCGGTGCGTTTCGCGGAATTCGGTACCGTATACCGCTACGAGCAGCATGGTGAACTGCACGGCCTCACCCGCGTAAGAGGATTTACCCAGGATGACGCCCACCTGTTCTGCCGCCCTGACCAGGTAAAAGAAGAGTTTCAGAAAGTGATCGACCTGGTGATGTATGTGTTTAACAGCCTCAGCTTTACTGAATATACGGCCCAGATCTCTTTGCGCGACAAGGAAGACCGCAGCAAGTATATTGGTACAGAAGAGAACTGGAACCTCGCCGAACAGGCCATCATTGAGTCTGCCGCCGAGAAAGGCCTCAATACCGTGATCGAATACGGTGAAGCCGCCTTCTACGGCCCTAAACTGGACTTCATGGTGAAAGACGCCCTCGGCCGTAAATGGCAGCTGGGCACCATCCAGGTGGACTACAACCTGCCGGAACGTTTTGAGCTGGAGTACATCGGGGCCGACAACCAACGTCACCGCCCGGTAATGATCCACCGTGCGCCGTTTGGCTCCCTGGAACGTTTCATCGCCGTACTGATCGAGCACTGCGCCGGTAAATTCCCGCTGTGGCTGGCACCTACCCAGGTGAAAATCCTGCCAATCAGTGAGAAAACCCAGGCCTATGCAGAAAAAGTGGCAGAATTGCTGAAAAAAGCGGAAATTCGCGCTGAGATCGACGACAGAAGCGAGAAAATCGGTAAGAAAATCCGCGATACGGAACTCGCCAAAGTGCCATATATGCTGGTGCTCGGCGAAAAAGAAGCGGCCGACAATATCGTGGCAGTACGCCGGCAAGCCAAAGGCGACCTCGGAACCATGACCCTGGAACAGTTTACCACGCTGGTCAATGAAGAGGTGGCCAACCGCAGGCCAATCGAGTAAACATACTTAAATGTGGAAAAGAAGTATATAAAACAATGAACATTCCGGAAAACAGGTATGTTAATTGCACGGAATTTTCCCCTTATTTTTGTATAAGTTGTTTTTGGTCCATGTGTGGGATATGGACCATGGACTATGAACAATAATTAATAAATCTTAATTTTTTTAATGCAACAAAAACCCAGACCAAATTTTGGTGGTAATAATCGGGGAAGAAACCCGAATTTCCGCAGGGAACAACAACAAGAACACCGGACCAACAGAATGATCCGTGTCCCTGAGGTAAGACTGGTAGGTGAAAACGTGGAAGTGGGCGTATACCGGACCGAGGAAGCCCTGCGTATGGCTGAAGAGCAAGGCCTCGACCTCGTGGAAATATCCCCTAATGCCGCACCCCCTGTATGCCGTATCATCGACTACAATAAATTCCTTTACGAAAAGAAGAAGAAGGAAAAGGAAATGAAGGCAAAGGCGCACAAAAGCGAGGTGAAAGAAATCCGCTTTACGCCTAACACCGACGATCATGACTTTGACTTCAAAGCGAAACATGCGGAGAACTTCCTGAAAGAAGGTAACAAGGTGAAAACCTACGTACAGTTCAAGGGACGTGCTATCATGTTTAAGGAGCGCGGAGAGCTGATCCTGCTGAAGTTCGCCGAGAGGCTGGCGGAAGTGGGCGGCCTGGAAAGCATGCCTACCATGGAAGGTAAGCGCATGATCGCCATCTTCGCACCGAAAGCTGCCAAGAAAAAAGAAAAGGAACCCAAAGAACCTAAAGAACCAAAAGAGCCGAAAGAACCCCGCGTTGCTGAAAGCAAACCGGAAGACCAGGCTTAATTGGCTCCAGCTTATACAGCGGCACCAGCAGGTATCACATCACCTGCTGTGCCGCTTTTTTGTTCAGCAGATCATACTGCGGCTGAAAGGCAGCCGCCACCGGTAAGTTATGGCTGACAGCGATGGCAGGCATTATACGGGCGTCGTTGTTCTTGTATTACCCGATGCTTTTCATCACCTTTTGGGCCCGCGAGCGGATGCCCGGCGAAGGATCATGCTCCAGCAGGTCTTCCAGCAGGATCCGGATTTCATTTTTAATGTCGGGATAAGCGACGGCCAGGTTGGATAATATGGTCATGGCAAAGGCCTTGATGGCAATCATCTCCCTGGGGTCTTCCAGGTATTGAAAGCAGGCGTTCATCACAGGGCCGTGCAGGTCCGGTGGCAGCGTCATATCCTGTAGCACACGCAGCACATTTCTTTTCACCGCAGAGGGAAGTCCACCGGTTTCCATACGGGCCACCATTTCCGGCAGGTGAGGGGTCATCAGTTCCGGATGCTTCTCGGCCACCAGGCTGATGATCCAGGCGCTGCGCTGCACCACCCGGTATTCATCTTCCAGGAAAAGCTGCATCAGCCGGGCGAAACGTTTGGGGTCGCTGCCTATCCAGCCGACGACGGAAAGGATCTGTTCCTTGTAACTGGCCGCCAGTATTTCTTTTCTTAGTTCCATACTACCGGCAATTTAAACTTAATCTCCCAGTTGACCATATGCGAGCAGGTAACGGAACATACGTTCCCGCATCCTTTCCAGGTCGGCGTGACGCACCGGCGTGTGCGGATCTTTCCCCATATCGTCCCAGATCCTCAGCTGGATGTACTGTTCAAACAGCGGATCGGCGCGGAATATTTTGGCTTCCGCCGCTGTCATGGGGCCGCCCTGGTAACGCAAAGTTTCCTTACTGGCTTCCGAAAGGGTATCGTAATAGGCGCTGTCTGTCCACGTGAGGTATCTTTTGGCGGCTACGTGGCTGGCCACCAGTTGCCCCATCCTGGCCGGAAATCCGCAGGAGGTGAGGTAACGGTAGCCGATGGTGTCGTGGGCCTGGGCGCCGTAGATGTCCATCTGTCCGCGGCCTTCAAAGAAATGGCCGATGTCGTGCAGGAAGGCCGCCAGTATCATTTCATCGTCGAAACCCGTTTGTTCGGCGATGAGGGCGGACTGCATCATGTGCATCAGCATGGTCACCTGTTCACCATAGGCATGATGGCCATATTGCTCATACAAACCGAAAAGTTCGTCTACTACAGCGTTGGCCCGGATTTCTCTACTGTTCATTTTCGTTTATAGGTTTACGTTAGATAGCGTTTATTCAGCCTCTTAATATCGCACAATTTTACCGTGCGGGTGTTACGGGAATATTAATTTTCACGGCCGCTGCAGTGGGAGCAATACGGTAATAACCGTACCTTTGTACTTTCGCACCCATACAATCTGATCTACTTGCTAAGAAGAGAATTACGCGTCATCCTGGTGTCGCTTGCTGTTAGTTTTATCCTCACCGTGGCCAAATTTGTGGCCTACTATCTGACCCATTCCGTGGCGATCCTTTCTGACGCGATGGAGTCTATTATCAACGTGGTGGCGGGCGGCTTTGCAAGTTACAGCATCTACCTGTCGGGCAAGCCGAAAGACGCCAACCACCCTTACGGGCATGGCAAAGTAGAATTTTTCTCCATCGGCTTCGAAGGTGCCATGATCTTTTTCGCCGGTATGCTTATCCTTTTTAAAGCCGTACAGTATTTTATATCACCGAGGGAACTGCATGAAATGAGCAGCGGCTTGTGGCTGCTGGGCTCCACCACGCTGGCCAACCTGCTGCTGGGCCTTTACCTGATCCGCTCCGGCCGTACGCTGGGTTCTATCACGCTGAGCGGCAACGGTCAGCATATCATGACCGACGTATACAGCAGCGTGGGCCTGATCATCGCGCTGGGCGTCATTCATTTTACCGGCTGGAACTGGCTGGACCCGGCCGTTTCCCTGCTCATGGGCATCCTCATCCTTACGAAGGGATATCAGCTCATGCGCCGCTCTATTTCAGGCCTGATGGATGAAACAGACATGCAGGTGGTAGA encodes:
- the thrS gene encoding threonine--tRNA ligase, with the translated sequence MINITFPDGAVRQYEPGVTALDIAKSISEGLARKVLAAKVNGQVVDATRPVTTDATLQLLTWTDTDGKSTMWHSSAHLMAEALEALYPGVKLGYGPAIEAGFYYDIDLGDRTISEEDLKAIEAKMVELSKKNSEYIRKDVSKADALAYFTEKGDPYKVETINELPDGSITFYTQGGFTDLCRGPHIPNTSFIKSIKLTSIAGAYWRGNEKNKMLTRIYGITFPNQKELDEYLTLIEEAKKRDHRKLGKELELFMFSEKVGLGLPMWLPKGAMLRERLQRFLQEAQLASGYLPVVTPHIGNKNLYVTSGHYEKYGKDSFQPIHTPEEGEEFMLKPMNCPHHCELYKGSPKSYKDLPVRFAEFGTVYRYEQHGELHGLTRVRGFTQDDAHLFCRPDQVKEEFQKVIDLVMYVFNSLSFTEYTAQISLRDKEDRSKYIGTEENWNLAEQAIIESAAEKGLNTVIEYGEAAFYGPKLDFMVKDALGRKWQLGTIQVDYNLPERFELEYIGADNQRHRPVMIHRAPFGSLERFIAVLIEHCAGKFPLWLAPTQVKILPISEKTQAYAEKVAELLKKAEIRAEIDDRSEKIGKKIRDTELAKVPYMLVLGEKEAADNIVAVRRQAKGDLGTMTLEQFTTLVNEEVANRRPIE
- the infC gene encoding translation initiation factor IF-3, coding for MIRVPEVRLVGENVEVGVYRTEEALRMAEEQGLDLVEISPNAAPPVCRIIDYNKFLYEKKKKEKEMKAKAHKSEVKEIRFTPNTDDHDFDFKAKHAENFLKEGNKVKTYVQFKGRAIMFKERGELILLKFAERLAEVGGLESMPTMEGKRMIAIFAPKAAKKKEKEPKEPKEPKEPKEPRVAESKPEDQA
- a CDS encoding HD domain-containing protein; protein product: MNSREIRANAVVDELFGLYEQYGHHAYGEQVTMLMHMMQSALIAEQTGFDDEMILAAFLHDIGHFFEGRGQMDIYGAQAHDTIGYRYLTSCGFPARMGQLVASHVAAKRYLTWTDSAYYDTLSEASKETLRYQGGPMTAAEAKIFRADPLFEQYIQLRIWDDMGKDPHTPVRHADLERMRERMFRYLLAYGQLGD
- a CDS encoding cation diffusion facilitator family transporter — encoded protein: MLRRELRVILVSLAVSFILTVAKFVAYYLTHSVAILSDAMESIINVVAGGFASYSIYLSGKPKDANHPYGHGKVEFFSIGFEGAMIFFAGMLILFKAVQYFISPRELHEMSSGLWLLGSTTLANLLLGLYLIRSGRTLGSITLSGNGQHIMTDVYSSVGLIIALGVIHFTGWNWLDPAVSLLMGILILTKGYQLMRRSISGLMDETDMQVVDKVIALLSAERVPNWIDIHNMRVQQYGNNYHIDCHITMPYYLSLTEAHDEMKRVEVLVNKGFEGSEVEFFIHMDPCIPSCCHYCLKDACPVRKEALTGEIMWTRENVLPNRKHG